ACCGCGGCGCATGTGGCCGCCGGGATCTCCGTCCTGCAGGCGAAGAACGAGAATCTGATCGAGAGCCGTTCCGGAGACGACGCCGAGCTGGCCGGTGCGGGAGACAGCCTGGGCCAGTCTCCAGTTGGAGACGCCGGCTCCCATGCCGCCTTGAATGATGTGGGGATAGAGGGTCATAGGCGGCTCCTTGTTGCCGTAGGGGCTGTTGTCTGATCTTTGGTGCCGGCTATTGTGCGGATTCGGTATGAGGACAATTCGGAGGCTTCGATCCCTTGTGATATCTGCTGCTGCGCGTGGCCTGCGCTGGCCACGAGCAACCACGCGCGCCCCGTAGAGGTATGGGGCGGAGGCGTGGGCACAGGTTTGAGTATCGGCCGGGCATGAGGAGGAGTGTTGTGACCAGGATCACAGGGGATGGCGCGTGCCGGCGGCGGAGTTGTGCGCGCGAGTTCAAAGAACGTCAGGGCGCGAGTGTCTTCTGGATGAGGGTAGTGGCTCCGGCGAGATTGGCGAGCAGCTCCGGGGGGAAGCCGTGGCGGGCTTGCAGGTAGGCCGGATCATTCAGCGTGACCCAGGTCTGGCCGGTGGCATCCTCGGCGACGAGTGCCTTGAGGGGAAGATCGATGGCCAGAGAGGGCGTGGCCAGCATGAGCGGGGTTCCAGCCCTGGGGCTGCCGAAGAGGATCACCTGGGTTGGCAGCATGGCGAGGCCGGCTTGCTCGGCTTCGTCGCTGTGGTTGATGAGGGCGAAGATTTTGAGGCCGCGGGCGGTGAGCGCGGACTCCAGTTGGGCCACGGTTTCGGGTACGGAACGGGGACTGGGAAAAGTGATGAGGCCGGGTGCGGACATGGGTTTCCTCCGGGAATGACGCTGCGAACGAGGCTGCCGCTACTATCCCACAGAATGGGGTGAAGTTTGTGAAGAGGCCTTTCGGACTTTGTTATCGATAACGGGGTAGGATGGTGAATTATGCGCCGATTCGCTCTCATTCTGCTGGCTTTTGCGACGACCGTGCTGGCGGTGAATCTTCCCTGCACCCCCAAGGGGCCAAAGGCGGCGGCTTGCAGCGATGCGAGCTTTGCGGCGGCGACGGCGGCGCTGCGGAAGGCCTTCCGGCAAAGCGAGGCGCAGCTCTCCGCTGCGGCCAGCGGGCAGATGGAGAGCGATGCGGCGGAGTGGCTCGCCTGGACGCAGAGAGTTTGCCCGGCAGGCAAGGCGGAGTGCCTGACTCCTCTCTACAGAGCGGAAGAAAAGACGATTGCCGAAGGGATGGTACGGGCTGGCGGAATGCAATTTTACCCGCGCACGGAGTATCGCACGGCACCCGACCCGGCGCATACGGCCGGGGAGCCGGAGCATCTGCCGGGAGATCCGGGATATGGGGTGGGCGAGTTTGCATGGCCCCAGGTGGACCGGGCAAATGAGCGCGCGTCGCGATGGAACCGGGCGGTGCGGACGCGAGTGGCGGCTTTGAAGCGGGGAAGCGCGGCGGATGGGGATGCTTTCGAGCCGAGTCCGCTGGGCGGCAAGCATGAGTGGCTGAGCTACCGGGTGGCGGCGGCGAACGCGCGGCTGATCGAGGTCACATTTACGCAGAGCATTTTCCCGTACGGGGCGGCGCATCCGGCGACCAAGAAGACGCAGATGAACTGGTGGCTGCCGCGCGGTCGCGAGGTGCGGGCGGAGGATGTGTTTCGGCCGGGCAGCGGCTGGCGGCCATTTCTGGCGCGGGTGAGCTATGAGCAACTGGTGGAGATGAGCCGGCGGAAGGAGAATCCGGTGAGGATATTTCCGGAGGCCGAGTCGCGGCCAGCGGCGGAGAAGGCTGCGCTACAGACCGGCCACTGGACGCTGCTGCGGGATGGGCTGTGGGTGACCTTCCCGGCATATTCGGTGGCGGCAGGCTTTTATGGTGAGCCGACGATTTTTATTCGATGGGGGCAGTTGCGGCCGTATTTAGCGGCGGGGCTCGATCCAGAGACGCTGCCGGTGCGGGTGCGGTGAGGGGTGGTTTTTCGCGAGGGGGCGGGAACGGAGATCCTTCCGCTCGCTCAGGATGACGGGCGCATTTTTGGGGGAGCGGATTGCGCTGAAAATCCCGGGTCCGAACCGACGGACCCGGGGCACCCGACTCGATCCGGAGATGCTGCCGGTGCGGGTGCGGTAGCCGCCTTACCTCAAAGGTGTGGACGCCAGGGCTTCTTGTTGAGATCCCGCGAAATCATGAACTTCAAGGTCCATTTGTCTGAGCCGGCGGTGAGTCCGTAGCCTGCGCCTGCCTCGATGTCCCAGGTCTGGCCGAAGTGGTCGAAGTCGCCCCAGACTTCGTGGAATTGATCATGCAGGGGGGAGAAGTCGTTGAAGGCTCCGAAGCCGTCGTATTCCTCGGCGGCGACATCCCACTTGTGATTCAGGGAATAGACGATGCGGGATTCGGGATTGAACTGCAGGCCTCCCAGGCCGCCGCGGTAGTCGGTGTCGACCACGGGGTTGTACATGAGTTCCCACTTGCCGAGGTTTGCGCCGATGATGGGACGCACCTCGGCGCTGAAGGTGCGGGACTCCCAATAGTGGTAATTGAAGCTGAACTCAAAGTTGGAGCCCCAGAAGAGTTTGTGTTGCTGGGCGTGGGGGCGGACAAAGAGTTCGCGCACCTTGAGCCCGTCGATGGAGCCGCCTCGTCCTTTGGAATAGGCGGTATAGATGGGCAGGTAGAGCCCCTGCTCGAGCCACGGGGTGACGCCGTAGGCCCACTCCAGACCGCCGTTAACGGAGTGGTTGGCGATGATGGCGCCGGGGTATGCGGGCGTGGTGCGGCCCTCGGGCGTGAAGTTGCTGTGTAGCATCAGGTTGAAGGTGCCGGGCGGAGCGATGGTGGCGTCGTAGACCTGGATTTCGTCGGTCTGGGCGTGGGCCGCCAGCGGCGCGAGCAGCAGGAAGATGCCGAGTAAGCAGAAAACGGCTTTGGCAATGGTGCGCGATGGAAAGCGGAAGGATGGGCGGCGATGGGAGATGCCGGCGAAATGCCGCGACTGCGGCTTGTACAGATGGCTGCTTTCAACAACACGCATGAGTCCAGTTACTCCTCAAAAACCGGGGATTTCCCGGCGGGATGCAGCGCTCCGGCATGGCTATGGCGAAATGCGGAGACAATGCTCTGCTTGCGCCGGCGGGCTGCTGGCCTGAATGAACGTTCTTCCGTCTTTTCTTTCGCGGAAACTCCATTATAGATTTTGCGCATTGCGATCTGAGGTGCTGGGCAAGAAGCTGCGTGCATGCGATGCAAAACGGGAGCCCGGCCTTTGTGCGGAGTGAGTGAAAGACCGGGCTGCGGATGCTACTGCTGGGGCTTGTACTACTCGGTGGCGTAGGCCCACTCGGCGCGGCCTCGTGCCATCATGGCGGGCTTGTCTTCGGGGAGAATCCAGCGCTCAGCGATGAGCTGGTCGATGGCCTGGCTGTATCGGCGCAGGTATGCGGCCTCGCTCGGGTATCGCTCGGCAATCGAGAGGCGCGGGTCGTGGGTGCGGAGCCGGTCTGCCTTCGTTTTGGGAAATGGAATGTAGGAGCCTTCGAAGGGCACGCGCTGGCCGGGTGCGCCGATGGAGGGCGAGCGCAGGTTCCAGCCGGTGTAGGTGGCCAGGGGCACGGTGATTTCGGGCAGATGGACGCCGTCGATCTCATTGCCGTCGGCATTCACTTTGGGCACGAGCACCGGGAAGGGCGCGCCAACCCTGGGCGGCTGCCAGAGCAGGATGCCGGTCTGCCGCCAGTGCGGGCCGAAGTTGAGATGCCATCCCGCGTTTGCTTCTGTCGGCGTGTGAATGCCGGGGATGGCCGGGAAGGTCCACTTGGCGAGCGGAATGAGTGTGCCGTTGGAGATGCGGGGATAGCTGCTGGGTGGCGGGGGGGGTCCGTTGCGCACCCATGCGTCCATGTTGGCGATCATGGCGCGCCAGAAGTAGTGGATGGGTAGCGGCGACATGGGCTGCTGGCCGGCGAGGTCGCCGGTTCCCTTCTTCGGTGGAAACGGGCCGGAGAAGTGCTGTAGTCCGGTGAAGTGGTAGACGCGGACGTGGGGACCGATGGGCATGTCGTGCCGGCCATCGGCGGTGATGGTGATGAGTCCGGCGGCGCGGCCCCAGTATTCATAAGAAGTGCAGGAGAGAAAGATGTCGGGCACAACGTGCTCGGCTTTGGCGGCGTCGAGCAGACCGGCGCGGCGGCCTGTGGCTGGATCGACTTCCGGCTCATCGGTGAAGGGAAAGATGTCGATGGGGAAATCGACGGAAGACGTGGGCTCGGCATCGCGGGAGGGTTGCGCGAAGCGGTAGTTGAAGCTGCCGCGTCCGGCGCCCGCGACGTGCGCGAGCACACCATCGAGGGCGATGCGGCCCTGTTCATCGGCGTTGAAGCCCTCATAGAGAAAGTCGCGCAGGTAGCGGCCGTTTTGCGAGATGCCTTCGCCGTAGACGCGGCGGACGGGCGTGAGTGCATGGGGATCGTGCTTG
The DNA window shown above is from Acidobacterium capsulatum ATCC 51196 and carries:
- a CDS encoding RsiV family protein, yielding MRRFALILLAFATTVLAVNLPCTPKGPKAAACSDASFAAATAALRKAFRQSEAQLSAAASGQMESDAAEWLAWTQRVCPAGKAECLTPLYRAEEKTIAEGMVRAGGMQFYPRTEYRTAPDPAHTAGEPEHLPGDPGYGVGEFAWPQVDRANERASRWNRAVRTRVAALKRGSAADGDAFEPSPLGGKHEWLSYRVAAANARLIEVTFTQSIFPYGAAHPATKKTQMNWWLPRGREVRAEDVFRPGSGWRPFLARVSYEQLVEMSRRKENPVRIFPEAESRPAAEKAALQTGHWTLLRDGLWVTFPAYSVAAGFYGEPTIFIRWGQLRPYLAAGLDPETLPVRVR
- a CDS encoding DUF302 domain-containing protein, producing the protein MSAPGLITFPSPRSVPETVAQLESALTARGLKIFALINHSDEAEQAGLAMLPTQVILFGSPRAGTPLMLATPSLAIDLPLKALVAEDATGQTWVTLNDPAYLQARHGFPPELLANLAGATTLIQKTLAP
- a CDS encoding alpha/beta hydrolase domain-containing protein; amino-acid sequence: MKLLRRICLPLFLLFAAVPGLQARVVRVEVTSTQPVANGRAFGHAGAYERLTGKVYFSVAVANPHNRRIVDLKNAVNLHDGQVAFSADFVAIRPVDASKGNGSMLLEVPNRGHQGIVRLVDGGTTDLSNVGDAWLLRRGFTVVSLGWQWDAPGPHALKLYAPIAKDHGHTITGLLRGDLMLSKPQSVIPLGHDIIGSIGGTEYPVANPRDPRNLLTVRNTRQGRRVVIPRSGWEFAKLVNDKPVPSARHIYLKTGFEPGKIYEYVYVVQNPVVAGLGFASIRDFASWAKHDPHALTPVRRVYGEGISQNGRYLRDFLYEGFNADEQGRIALDGVLAHVAGAGRGSFNYRFAQPSRDAEPTSSVDFPIDIFPFTDEPEVDPATGRRAGLLDAAKAEHVVPDIFLSCTSYEYWGRAAGLITITADGRHDMPIGPHVRVYHFTGLQHFSGPFPPKKGTGDLAGQQPMSPLPIHYFWRAMIANMDAWVRNGPPPPPSSYPRISNGTLIPLAKWTFPAIPGIHTPTEANAGWHLNFGPHWRQTGILLWQPPRVGAPFPVLVPKVNADGNEIDGVHLPEITVPLATYTGWNLRSPSIGAPGQRVPFEGSYIPFPKTKADRLRTHDPRLSIAERYPSEAAYLRRYSQAIDQLIAERWILPEDKPAMMARGRAEWAYATE